A single genomic interval of Agarivorans aestuarii harbors:
- the fliJ gene encoding flagellar export protein FliJ produces the protein MARRALYLMVERLQDQEQDAAREMAEAQQQLSEFEAQLAHLEDYRRSYLEQALAKGVDGFYADSFHQYQLFIQKLEQASVQQGKSIEQVKKNVLLKRKQWLDLQAKRKALELLIDKQVKQQQHKQAREEQKLLDEYALYAHLRGQVS, from the coding sequence ATGGCAAGGCGAGCTCTATATTTAATGGTGGAACGCTTGCAAGATCAAGAGCAAGACGCCGCCCGAGAAATGGCCGAAGCACAACAGCAACTTAGCGAATTTGAAGCTCAACTTGCGCATCTCGAAGACTACCGACGTTCCTATCTCGAGCAAGCCTTAGCCAAGGGAGTTGACGGTTTTTATGCGGACAGCTTTCATCAATATCAATTGTTTATTCAAAAGCTTGAACAAGCCAGCGTTCAGCAAGGAAAAAGCATTGAGCAAGTGAAAAAGAACGTGTTACTAAAGCGAAAGCAATGGCTTGATTTGCAAGCTAAACGTAAAGCCTTGGAACTACTGATTGATAAACAAGTAAAACAACAACAGCATAAGCAAGCACGTGAAGAGCAAAAGCTATTAGATGAATATGCGCTATATGCACATCTTCGAGGTCAAGTGAGCTAA